The nucleotide sequence AATCTTGATGATCGGCCAACCATTCTTCAGCTGTACATGAAACTGTCTAGGTTCAGAAATCTTCTACTCCATTCCCTTCTAAAGTTTAATATTTGTCTGTGTTAACTTGGGACGAAATTAATTGGTTTTTTACATAACACCGTCTCTCAAGCTCCAATTTTACCTCGTTTTCACAAAGTTCCTACAGCCATATTAATTCAGAATCCTTGATGCACATCATGAGACTTGAAACTCCTGACTCCTTCATCAGGAGGGCACCAAATTGCTAGGTTAATCCATGCTGGCAGCAGAACGCAGTTGCTCTCATTTACATAAGCCTGTGCGACTATTTTTGCTGTGGCTGGTGTAGCCAGGCAAAAGGGAACGGTCcatataaacttgtgtattaaTTTTCACTTCACGTCAAGTATAGTCTAGTTTTTGCAGCAGATGTATCTTTGACACGACCAGAATTttaatctgaatctacttttgtTGAGGCTTGTCTAGTATGTGTATTTATTTAACTTCTTTTACCATTTAAATTTACTTTCTGCATCAAATATATCTTTGTCATGGCGCTTAGATTCGGTCAGCTGCTACGCCACCGTGCTTTCTTCAGGTCTGCGATCCATTTCCAACCAGGATGGACCTTTCTTCGGTCCAAGCTGTAGAAGCGCGCACGCATGTGCCACTGCTACTATTCATCGCAGGAAGCCGATCCCGCTCGTGATGTCAGCCAACATACACAGGCGTGCTAGGGTCTAGCATCCTGACACGTATACTAGATTCGAGTCAGATATGGTGGGAGCATTACGTGGCAGGGTGCTGTCCGCCTTGCAGGAAACTTGCAACCACGAGTTCCATTCCGACACGCTATGACTTTTCCGCACCGACAGGTCGCAGCCGCGCCAAATCAACGGTGACCAGCTCGCTTTCACTTTGTCGTACGGAGGTTGATACCCTGCCGCGTGGCCTTGGGTTTAGGGTGCAGATAAAACAAATTCCTATTTACATTTATAAAAAAGATATActattcttttcattaaaaatatatattttcgaACTTAATGCGATCTTATCCTTGGAGGAATACatgcatttatttttatttgggtCGATGCACGAAGTTCCACTCTTCCCAATATTATGCAAAATCCGGTACTACAAATCGACCATTTTAGTTGGATATCAAAAATTTCCGTGTGTGATAGCACATGTACGTTTCAATTATTAAAGCCCTAGCATGCGCTGGTGGGACTCGCTTTCTGCTCCTACATCGTTTTGGTTgatttatattttcaaaatcagtttCAATGGTTGTATGATTGGCAAAGGCTATAAAGATGGAGCTTGGTTCATGATCCAATGCCCCTACTCGAAGTTGATTGCAGCAGGTGGGTCATTGATTTTTGATGTCTCGATCCTGAGAGTGGTGCTTTTGTGATAGAGCATTCTAGAGCATTCTAATTGTTTTTTACAATATCCTAAACCATCTGttttatctaaaaaaaaaacaaacactatAAATATAGGGTTATAGATTTAACCGTCTATGCAGCAAATCATGTTGGACATAAAGTCTTCCCTTCTCAAGTCCTAATATAACGGCAGATAACTATATATTTATGACAAGATCATGATTAAATcatttaatcattttttttaaaaaaataaacaacataGTCCTTTCTTAAATTAGCAAGTCATCTAGTTGGAACCGATCTCCATTTTAGCTGCCCAATTAGCCCAATGCTTGAATCAGAAAATTAACTCATCACAGTTTCTTATCagataattaatattttttcttgaaacaTCTTTTCCTAAATCCGGGATGTCGATTTAGTTTCCCCGTCTTGTAAAATAATTTGACCAAGATTCCTCAGAATGGCTTTCGTAGCTCATCCACCCAATCCACCTTCTAGAAAAAGCCGAGGGCGCGTACGCGAAATCCCCAAACCTAGTTATAGTTGTTGTCCTCCTCTTTAGCTTTGTCCTGTTCTTTTCATCTCTTTCGTCCCTTCTCCTCTATTCTCTCTTCTCCATCCACTCGATTAATAGCAGTAATACTCATAATCATCATCCATCGATGGAGCCGTTGGAGGAGGCGGTGGAGGAGTACAGCTGGAGGGAGGTGGTGCTGCCATCGCTGATTCCGGTGGTGCCGGAACCGGAGCTGGAGAGGGAGACCGGcgagcggcggcgggggagggaCATCCTCATCGCGGTCGACCACGGGCCCAACAGCAAGCACGCCTTCGACTGGGCCCTCGTCCACCTCTGCCGCCTCGCCGATACCCTTCACCTCATCCACGCCGTCTCCAGTAAGTAGTATGCGCAAATGGACCAGAATACCCCCTCTTCTCCTCACCgaattctctttttcttcccctcgtatatataaatatttctaATGATTTATAAATCCATAGGTGTGCATAACGATCTGGTGTACGAGACAAGCCGGGAGCTGATGGAGAAGCTGGCGGTCGAGGCCTTCCAGGTGGCCATGGTACTGTTTTCCccattctcctttttcttccctttttccttCCAGGAGGCCCCGGGAAAAGAGAGCGGAAGGCGGGCAAGGGTAATTTGggtattttgaattttttttattaggtgAGGACGAAGGCCAGAATCGTGGAAGGTCACGCCGGGAAGGCGATATGCGGAGAGGCGGAGAAGCTGAAGCCGGCGGCCGTCATCATGGGCACCCGTGGCCGCAGCATCCTCCAGAGGTAATGATAAATATCTAATTATATTATCAAAGATCGACCGTTGTTGTCGTATTTAACATTTCCTATATTGCAGCGTGCTGCAAGGCAGCGTCAGCGAATAT is from Phoenix dactylifera cultivar Barhee BC4 chromosome 6, palm_55x_up_171113_PBpolish2nd_filt_p, whole genome shotgun sequence and encodes:
- the LOC103703730 gene encoding uncharacterized protein LOC103703730; its protein translation is MEPLEEAVEEYSWREVVLPSLIPVVPEPELERETGERRRGRDILIAVDHGPNSKHAFDWALVHLCRLADTLHLIHAVSSVHNDLVYETSRELMEKLAVEAFQVAMVRTKARIVEGHAGKAICGEAEKLKPAAVIMGTRGRSILQSVLQGSVSEYCFHNCKAAPVIIVPGKDAGEQSVI